One Miscanthus floridulus cultivar M001 chromosome 11, ASM1932011v1, whole genome shotgun sequence DNA window includes the following coding sequences:
- the LOC136490920 gene encoding probable leucine-rich repeat receptor-like protein kinase At2g33170, giving the protein MEHRALLLGVALAFLLASGSQGVNHEGRFLLALKSQMNDTLHHLDNWDARDLTPCNWRGVNCSSAPIPVVVSLGLSNMNLSGTVAPSIGGLSELTLLDLSFNGFDGNIPPEIGNLSKLEVLNLYNNSFGGTIPSELGKLDKLVTFNLCNNKLHGPIPDEIGNMASLQELVGYSNNLTGSLPRSLGKLKNLKNIRLGQNLISGNIPVEIGECVNLTVFGLAQNKLEGPLPKEIGRLILMTDLILWGNQLSGVIPPEIGNCTSLSTIALYDNILVGPIPATIVKITNLQKLYLYRNSLNGTIPSDIGNLSLAREIDFSENFLTGEIPKELGNIPGLNLLYLFQNQLTGPIPTELCGLKNLSKLDLSINSLTGTIPAGFQYMRNLIQLQLFSNLLSGNIPPRFGIYSRLWVVDFSNNSITGQIPKDLCRQSNLILLNLGSNMLTGNIPRGITNCKTLVQLRLSDNSLTGSFPTDLCNLVNLTTVVLGRNKFSGPIPPQIGSCKSLQRLDLTNNYFTSELPREIGNLSKLVVFNISSNRLGGNIPLEIFNCTVLQRLDLSQNSFEGSLPNEVGRLPQLELLSFADNRLTGQIPPILGKLSHLTALQIGGNQLSGEIPKELGLLSSLQIALNLSYNNLSGNIPSELGNLALLESLFLNNNKLTGEIPTTFANLSSLLELNVSYNSLSGALPSIPLFDNMSVTCFIGNKGLCGGQLGRCGPRSSSSSQSSNSVSPPLGKIIAIVAAAIGGISLILIAIIVHHIRKPMETVAPLQDKQLFPAGSNMHVSDKDAYTFQELLTATNNFDESCVIGRGACGTVYRAILKAGQTIAVKKLASNREGSNTDNSFRAEILTLGKIRHRNIVKLYGFIYHQGSNLLLYEYMSRGSLGELLHGQSSSSLDWETRFMIALGAAEGLSYLHHDCKPRIIHRDIKSNNILLDENFEAHVGDFGLAKVIDMPYSKSMSAIAGSYGYIAPEYAYTMKVTEKCDIYSYGVVLLELLTRRAPVQPLELGGDLVTWVKNYIRDNSLGPGILDQNLDLQDQSVVDHMIEVLKIALVCTNLSPYERPPMRHVVVMLSESKDRTRVSSASSPASDDPSKKDNS; this is encoded by the exons ATGGAGCACCGGGCTTTGCTGCTCGGCGTGGCGCTGGCCTTTCTGCTGGCCTCTGGCTCCCAGGGCGTGAACCATGAAGGTCGGTTTCTCCTGGCGCTCAAGAGCCAGATGAACGACACTCTCCACCACCTCGACAACTGGGACGCGAGGGATCTAACACCATGCAACTGGAGGGGCGTCAACTGCTCGTCGGCGCCCATCCCGGTGGTTGTGTCTCTCGGCCTCAGCAACATGAACCTGTCAGGGACAGTAGCGCCTAGCATTGGTGGCCTGTCTGAGTTGACCCTCCTTGATCTATCCTTTAATGGGTTCGATGGTAACATCCCTCCAGAGATTGGGAACTTGTCGAAATTGGAGGTGCTTAACTTGTACAACAACAGTTTTGGTGGTACAATCCCCTCTGAGCTCGGGAAGCTAGATAAGTTGGTCACGTTTAATCTGTGCAACAACAAGCTCCATGGCCCGATACCTGATGAGATTGGAAATATGGCATCACTTCAGGAACTGGTAGGATACAGTAATAATCTCACTGGTTCACTACCTCGTTCACTTGGCAAGCTGAAGAACCTGAAGAATATTCGGTTGGGTCAGAATCTTATATCAGGCAACATTCCTGTTGAGATAGGTGAATGTGTGAACTTAACTGTGTTTGGTCTTGCACAAAACAAGTTAGAGGGTCCTTTACCTAAAGAGATTGGGAGGTTGATCTTGATGACGGACTTAATCCTATGGGGGAATCAGCTTTCTGGTGTTATTCCTCCAGAGATAGGAAACTGTACAAGCCTCAGCACAATTGCCCTCTATGACAATATTCTAGTTGGTCCCATACCTGCAACAATTGTGAAAATTACGAATCTGCAGAAGCTATACCTTTACAGGAATTCATTAAACGGTACAATTCCGTCTGACATTGGGAATCTTTCTCTTGCAAGAGAGATTGACTTTTCAGAGAATTTCTTAACTGGAGAGATACCAAAGGAGCTGGGCAACATTCCAGGCTTGAATTTACTCTACCTCTTCCAGAACCAGCTTACAGGCCCTATTCCTACAGAGTTGTGTGGGTTGAAAAACTTGAGTAAACTTGATCTATCGATCAATTCACTCACTGGCACGATTCCAGCTGGATTTCAGTACATGAGAAATCTAATCCAACTGCAACTCTTCAGCAATTTGCTTTCTGGCAACATACCTCCAAGGTTTGGCATTTATAGCCGTCTTTGGGTGGTGGATTTCTCAAACAACAGTATTACAGGGCAGATACCGAAAGATCTTTGCAGGCAATCAAACCTTATTTTGTTGAATTTGGGGTCTAACATGCTTACAGGGAACATTCCTCGTGGGATCACTAACTGTAAAACATTGGTTCAGCTTCGTCTCAGTGACAACAGTCTGACAGGAAGCTTCCCCACTGATCTCTGCAATCTGGTAAATTTGACAACAGTTGTGCTGGGTCGAAACAAATTTAGTGGGCCCATTCCTCCTCAGATAGGCAGTTGCAAGTCTCTGCAAAGGCTGGACCTTACAAATAATTATTTCACATCAGAGTTGCCTCGAGAAATTGGTAATTTGTCAAAACTCGTTGTCTTCAATATCTCATCTAATAGACTAGGAGGAAACATACCACTAGAAATTTTCAATTGTACAGTGTTGCAACGCCTTGATCTCAGCCAGAATAGCTTTGAAGGTTCGTTGCCAAATGAAGTTGGTAGGCTGCCACAGTTGGAGCTGCTATCTTTTGCTGACAATAGGCTAACTGGCCAGATACCACCCATTCTTGGTAAACTATCACATTTAACAGCACTACAGATTGGTGGCAATCAGTTATCTGGTGAAATACCTAAGGAGCTGGGTTTGCTGTCGAGCTTGCAGATCGCCCTGAATTTGAGCTACAACAACCTCTCTGGCAACATTCCTTCAGAGCTTGGTAACCTTGCACTGTTGGAAAGTTTGTTTCTTAATAACAACAAGCTGACTGGTGAAATCCCAACTACATTTGCTAATCTGTCCAGTTTGCTTGAGCTAAACGTCTCCTACAATTCTCTCTCTGGTGCCCTCCCGTCAATACCGCTTTTTGATAATATGTCTGTGACCTGTTTTATTGGAAATAAAGGATTATGTGGTGGACAACTTGGTAGATGTGGACCCCGGTCATCCTCTAGTTCCCAGTCATCCAATTCAGTCAGTCCCCCTTTAGGCAAGATCATAGCAATTGTTGCTGCTGCCATTGGAGGGATTTCACTTATTCTTATTGCAATAATTGTGCACCATATCAGAAAACCAATGGAGACAGTAGCCCCCTTGCAAGATAAGCAACTTTTTCCAGCTGGTTCTAATATGCATGTTTCTGATAAGGATGCATATACATTTCAGGAATTGCTCACCGCTACAAATAACTTTGATGAGAGTTGTGTGATCGGAAGGGGTGCTTGTGGGACAGTATACAGAGCCATCCTGAAGGCTGGACAGACAATTGCAGTCAAGAAACTTGCTTCTAACAGGGAAGGGAGCAACACAGACAACAGCTTCCGTGCAGAGATCCTGACTCTTGGAAAGATAAGACATCGTAATATTGTGAAGCTTTACGGTTTTATATACCACCAGGGTTCCAACCTTCTACTCTATGAATACATGTCGAGAGGCAGTCTTGGTGAGCTACTTCATGGacaatcatcttcttcacttgattgGGAGACACGCTTCATGATAGCCCTTGGAGCGGCTGAAGGGCTTTCATACCTGCATCATGACTGCAAGCCTCGTATCATCCACCGTGATATTAAATCTAATAACATATTACTTGATGAGAACTTTGAAGCCCATGTTGGTGATTTTGGGTTAGCAAAGGTGATCGACATGCCATACTCGAAGTCAATGTCTGCAATTGCAGGTTCATACGGCTATATAGCGCCAG AATATGCTTATACCATGAAGGTTACTGAAAAATGTGATATATATAGCTATGGCGTCGTGCTGCTGGAGCTGCTAACTAGGCGTGCCCCTGTGCAGCCCTTAGAACTGGGAGGCGATCTGGTAACATGGGTAAAGAACTACATCAGGGACAATTCTTTGGGTCCAGGGATCCTCGATCAAAATTTGGATTTACAAGACCAAAGTGTCGTCGATCATATGATTGAGGTCTTGAAAATTGCTTTGGTATGTACTAACTTGTCTCCGTATGAGAGACCACCAATGCGGCATGTTGTAGTTATGTTAAGCGAGTCTAAAGATAGGACGAGGGTGAGCTCTGCATCCTCACCTGCCTCTGATGATCCTTCAAAGAAGGATAACTCATGA
- the LOC136492050 gene encoding probable leucine-rich repeat receptor-like protein kinase At2g33170, with the protein MAAVEAKGSPHVVLFPFLAHGHVPAFLRLAGRLRALRPGLDVTLVSTPRLLGSLTLPPASPPVRLHALPFAPADHGLPPGADSLADIQVHQFITFFRASESLRPAFEKFISGIGSPVCIVADAFFGWTAEVARARGAPHVVFLPGGAFGNAVFFSVWEHLPHALTDADEFPLPDFPDVVLHRTQIPRFMLAATGADPWTAFFRRVIAFCRETDALLVNTVQELELTGLDMLRRSFGVQPWPIGPVLAAPTPSSDSRDDDTSIIQWLDTHPPRSVLYISFGSQNSISADQMTELALGLEASGRPFLWALRPPLGFDAKDVFRPEWLPAGFEERTARAKANTGLLVRGWAPQVRILSHPSTGAFLSHCGWNSVLESLSRGVPLIGWPLGAEQFFNLSKLEVLNLYNNSFGGTIPSELGKLDKLVTFNLCNNKLRGPIPDEIGNMASLQELVGYSNNLTGSLPRSLGKLKNLKNIRLGQNLISGNIPVEIGECVNLTVFGLAQNKLEGPLPKEIGRLILMTDLILWGNQLSGVIPPEIGNCTSLSTIALYDNILVGPIPATIVKITNLQKLYLYRNSLNGTIPSDIGNLSLAREIDFSENFLTGEIPKELGNIPGLNLLYLFQNQLTGPIPTELCGLKNLSKLDLSINSLTGTIPAGFQYMRNLIQLQLFSNLLSGNIPPRFGIYSRLWVVDFSNNSITGQIPKDLCRQSSLILLNLGSNMLTGNIPRGITNCKTLVQLRLSDNSLTGSFPTDLCNLVNLTTVVLGRNKFSGPIPPQIGSCKSLQRLDLTNNYFTSELPREIGNLSKLVVFNISSNRLRGNIPLEIFNCTVLQRLDLSQNSFEGSLPNEVGRLPQLELLSFADNRLTGQIPSILGKLSHLTALQIGGNQLSGEIPKELGLLSSLQIALNLSYNNLSGNIPSELGNLALLESLFLNNNKLTGEIPTTFANLSSLLELNVSYNSLSGALPPIPLFDNMSVTCFIGNKGLCGGQLGRCGPRSSSSSQSSNSVSPPLGKIIAIVAAVIGGISLILISIIVHHIRKPMETVAPLQDKQLFPAGSNMHVSAKDAYTFQELLTATNNFDESCVIGRGACGTVYRAILKAGQTIAVKKLASNREGSNTDNSFRAEILTLGKIRHRNIVKLYGFIYHQGSNLLLYEYMSRGSLGELLHGQSSSSLDWETRFMIALGAAEGLSYLHHDCKPRIIHRDIKSNNILLDENFEAHVGDFGLAKVIDMPYSKSMSAIAGSYGYIAPEYAYTMKVTEKCDIYSYGVVLLELLTGRAPVQPLELGGDLVTWVKNYIRDNSLGPGILDQNLDLQDQSVVDHMIEVLKIALVCTNLSPYERPPMRHVVVMLSESKDKTRVSSASSPASDDPSKKDNSEINDSVASLFSWRHCHWTSYKKIGKGRGRPNLQQISAWSQRQSTKRHRSPAPSAVEPTPPTHLPSSFLSASITMAAVEAKGSPHVVLFPFLAHGHVPAFLRLAGRLRALRPGLDVTLVSTPRLLGSLTLPPASPPVRLHALPFAPADHGLPPGADSLADIQVHQFITFFRASESLRPAFEKFISGIGSPVCIVADAFFGWTAEVARARGAPHVVFLPGGAFGNAVFFSVWEHLPHALTDADEFPLPDFPDVVLHRTQIPRFMLAATGADPWTAFFRRVIAFCRETDALLVNTVQELELTGLDMLRRSFGVQPWPIGPVLAAPTPSSDSRDDDTSIIQWLDTHPPRSVLYISFGSQNSISADQMTELALGLEASGRPFLWALRPPLGFDAKDVFRPEWLPAGFEERTARAKANTGLLVRGWAPQVRILSHPSTGAFLSHCGWNSVLESLSRGVPLIGWPLGAEQFFNAKLAVEWGVCVEVARGNLESSAVESGAVAEAVRAVMGETAKGGEMRRKAAAIARTMEAAWEAPGGSAAQSLEGFLRCVETS; encoded by the exons atggcggcggtggaagcgaAGGGGAGCCCACACGTCGTCCTCTTTCCCTTCCTAGCTCACGGCCACGTCCCTGCCTTCCTCCGCCTGGCTGGCCGCCTCCGCGCGCTCCGCCCAGGGCTCGACGTCACACTCGTCTCCACCCCgcggctcctgggctccctcacGCTCCCACCGGCCTCCCCACCCGTGCGCCTCCACGCGCTCCCGTTCGCCCCCGCCGACCACGGCCTGCCCCCGGGCGCCGACTCCCTCGCCGACATCCAGGTCCACCAgttcatcaccttcttcagggCCTCCGAGTCGCTCCGCCCCGCGTTCGAGAAATTCATCTCCGGCATCGGTTCCCCAGTCTGCATCGTCGCCGACGCCTTCTTCGGGTGGACGGCCGAGGTCGCGCGCGCGCGGGGCGCGCCCCACGTCGTGTTCCTCCCCGGCGGCGCGTTCGGCAACGCCGTGTTCTTCTCCGTGTGGGAGCACCTTCCGCACGCCCTCACGGACGCCGACGAGTTCCCGCTACCGGATTTCCCAGACGTCGTTCTCCACCGCACGCAGATCCCGAGGTTCATGCTCGCCGCCACGGGGGCGGACCCCTGGACGGCCTTCTTCCGGCGCGTCATCGCCTTCTGCCGAGAGACCGACGCTCTCCTCGTCAACACCGTCCAGGAACTGGAACTCACCGGCCTCGACATGCTCCGACGAAGCTTCGGCGTCCAGCCATGGCCAATCGGGCCAGTCCTCGCAGCGCCGACCCCGTCGTCGGACTCGCGGGACGACGACACCAGCATCATCCAGTGGCTGGACACGCACCCGCCGCGCTCGGTGCTGTACATATCGTTCGGATCGCAGAACAGCATCAGCGCGGATCAGATGACGGAGCTCGCGCTGGGGCTGGAGGCGAGCGGCCGCCCCTTCCTGTGGGCGCTCCGCCCGCCGCTGGGGTTCGACGCGAAGGACGTGTTCAGGCCCGAGTGGCTCCCGGCCGGCTTCGAGGAGCGAACGGCGAGGGCGAAGGCGAACACGGGACTGCTGGTGCGCGGGTGGGCGCCGCAGGTGCGGATCCTGTCGCACCCGTCCACCGGCGCGTTCCTGAGCCACTGCGGGTGGAACTCCGTCCTCGAGAGCCTGTCCCGCGGCGTGCCGCTCATCGGGTGGCCGCTGGGCGCCGAGCAGTTCTTCAACTTGTCGAAATTGGAGGTGCTTAACTTGTACAACAACAGTTTTGGTGGTACAATCCCCTCTGAGCTCGGGAAGCTAGATAAGTTGGTCACGTTTAATCTGTGCAACAACAAGCTCCGTGGCCCGATACCTGATGAGATTGGAAATATGGCATCACTTCAGGAACTGGTAGGATACAGTAATAATCTCACTGGTTCACTACCTCGTTCACTTGGCAAGCTGAAGAACCTGAAGAATATTCGGTTGGGTCAGAATCTTATATCAGGCAACATTCCTGTTGAGATAGGTGAATGTGTGAACTTAACTGTGTTTGGTCTTGCACAAAACAAGTTAGAGGGTCCTTTACCTAAAGAGATTGGGAGGTTGATCTTGATGACGGACTTAATCCTATGGGGGAATCAGCTTTCTGGTGTTATTCCTCCAGAGATAGGAAACTGTACAAGCCTCAGCACAATTGCCCTCTATGACAATATTCTAGTTGGTCCCATACCTGCAACAATTGTGAAAATTACGAATCTTCAGAAGCTATACCTTTACAGGAATTCATTAAACGGTACAATTCCGTCTGACATTGGGAATCTTTCTCTTGCAAGAGAGATTGACTTTTCAGAGAATTTCTTAACTGGAGAGATACCAAAGGAGCTGGGCAACATTCCAGGCTTGAATTTACTCTACCTCTTCCAGAACCAGCTTACAGGCCCTATTCCTACAGAGTTGTGTGGGTTGAAAAACTTGAGTAAACTTGATCTATCGATCAATTCACTCACTGGCACGATTCCAGCTGGATTTCAGTACATGAGAAATCTAATCCAACTGCAACTCTTCAGCAATTTGCTTTCTGGCAACATACCTCCAAGGTTTGGCATTTATAGCCGTCTTTGGGTGGTGGATTTCTCAAACAACAGTATTACAGGGCAGATACCGAAAGATCTTTGCAGGCAATCAAGCCTTATTTTGTTGAATTTGGGGTCTAACATGCTTACAGGGAACATTCCTCGTGGGATCACTAACTGTAAAACATTGGTTCAGCTTCGTCTCAGTGACAACAGTCTGACAGGAAGCTTCCCCACTGATCTCTGCAATCTGGTAAATTTGACAACAGTTGTGCTGGGTCGAAACAAATTTAGTGGGCCCATTCCTCCTCAGATAGGCAGTTGCAAGTCTCTGCAAAGGCTGGACCTTACAAATAATTATTTCACATCAGAGTTGCCTCGAGAAATTGGTAATTTGTCAAAACTCGTTGTCTTCAATATCTCATCTAATAGACTAAGAGGAAACATACCACTAGAAATTTTCAATTGTACAGTGTTGCAACGCCTTGATCTCAGCCAGAATAGCTTTGAAGGTTCGTTGCCAAATGAAGTTGGTAGGCTGCCACAGTTGGAGCTGCTATCTTTTGCTGACAATAGGCTAACTGGCCAGATACCATCCATTCTTGGTAAACTATCACATTTAACAGCACTACAGATTGGTGGCAATCAGTTATCTGGTGAAATACCAAAGGAGCTGGGTTTGCTGTCGAGCTTGCAGATCGCCCTGAATTTGAGCTACAACAACCTCTCTGGCAACATTCCTTCAGAGCTTGGTAACCTTGCACTGTTGGAAAGTTTGTTTCTTAATAACAACAAGCTGACTGGTGAAATCCCAACTACATTTGCTAATCTGTCCAGTTTGCTTGAGCTAAACGTCTCCTACAATTCTCTCTCTGGTGCCCTCCCGCCAATACCGCTTTTTGATAATATGTCTGTGACCTGTTTTATTGGAAATAAAGGATTATGTGGTGGACAACTTGGTAGATGTGGACCCCGATCATCCTCTAGTTCCCAGTCATCCAATTCAGTCAGTCCCCCTTTAGGCAAGATCATAGCAATTGTTGCTGCTGTCATTGGAGGGATTTCACTTATTCTTATTTCAATAATTGTGCACCATATCAGAAAACCAATGGAGACAGTAGCCCCCTTGCAAGATAAGCAACTTTTTCCAGCTGGTTCTAATATGCATGTTTCTGCTAAGGATGCATATACATTTCAGGAATTGCTCACCGCTACAAATAACTTTGATGAGAGTTGTGTGATCGGAAGGGGTGCTTGTGGGACAGTATACAGAGCCATCCTGAAGGCTGGACAGACAATTGCAGTCAAGAAACTTGCTTCTAACAGGGAAGGGAGCAACACAGACAACAGCTTCCGTGCAGAGATCCTGACTCTTGGAAAGATAAGACATCGTAATATTGTGAAGCTTTACGGTTTTATATACCACCAGGGTTCCAACCTTCTACTCTATGAATACATGTCGAGAGGCAGTCTTGGTGAGCTACTTCATGGacaatcatcttcttcacttgattgGGAGACACGCTTCATGATAGCCCTTGGAGCGGCTGAAGGGCTTTCATACCTGCATCATGACTGCAAGCCTCGTATCATCCACCGTGATATTAAATCTAATAACATATTGCTTGATGAGAACTTTGAAGCCCATGTTGGTGATTTTGGGTTAGCAAAGGTGATTGACATGCCATACTCGAAGTCAATGTCTGCAATTGCAGGTTCATACGGCTATATAGCGCCAG AATATGCTTATACCATGAAGGTTACTGAAAAATGTGATATATATAGCTATGGCGTCGTGCTGCTGGAGCTGCTAACTGGGCGTGCCCCTGTGCAACCCTTAGAACTGGGAGGCGATCTGGTAACATGGGTAAAGAACTACATCAGGGACAATTCTTTGGGTCCAGGGATCCTCGATCAAAATTTGGATTTACAAGACCAAAGTGTCGTCGATCATATGATTGAGGTCTTGAAAATTGCTTTGGTATGTACTAACTTGTCTCCGTATGAGAGACCACCAATGCGGCATGTTGTAGTTATGTTAAGCGAGTCTAAAGATAAGACGAGGGTGAGCTCTGCATCCTCACCTGCCTCTGATGATCCTTCAAAGAAGGATAACTC GGAGATAAATGATAGTG TTGCCTCTCTCTTCTCTTGGCGCCATTGCCATTGGACGTCATACAAAAAAATTGGGAAAGGACGAGGTCGGCCCAACCTCCAACAGATCAGCGCGTGGTCACAGCGTCAGAGCACAAAGCGACATCGCTCGCCGGCGCCCTCCGCAGTAGAACCAACTCCACCCACCCACCTGCCCAGCAGCTTCTTGTCCGCATCAAtcaccatggcggcggtggaagcgaAGGGGAGCCCACACGTCGTCCTCTTTCCCTTCCTAGCTCACGGCCACGTCCCTGCCTTCCTCCGCCTGGCTGGCCGCCTCCGCGCGCTCCGCCCAGGGCTCGACGTCACACTCGTCTCCACCCCgcggctcctgggctccctcacGCTCCCACCGGCCTCCCCACCCGTGCGCCTCCACGCGCTCCCGTTCGCCCCCGCCGACCACGGCCTGCCCCCGGGCGCCGACTCCCTCGCCGACATCCAGGTCCACCAgttcatcaccttcttcagggCCTCCGAGTCGCTCCGCCCCGCGTTCGAGAAATTCATCTCCGGCATCGGTTCCCCAGTCTGCATCGTCGCCGACGCCTTCTTCGGGTGGACGGCCGAGGTCGCGCGCGCGCGGGGCGCGCCCCACGTCGTGTTCCTCCCCGGCGGCGCGTTCGGCAACGCCGTGTTCTTCTCCGTGTGGGAGCACCTCCCGCACGCCCTCACGGACGCCGACGAGTTCCCGCTACCGGATTTCCCAGACGTCGTTCTCCACCGCACGCAGATCCCGAGGTTCATGCTCGCCGCCACGGGGGCGGACCCCTGGACGGCCTTCTTCCGGCGCGTCATCGCCTTCTGCCGAGAGACCGACGCTCTCCTCGTCAACACCGTCCAGGAACTGGAACTCACCGGCCTCGACATGCTCCGACGAAGCTTCGGCGTCCAGCCATGGCCAATCGGGCCAGTCCTCGCAGCGCCGACCCCGTCGTCGGACTCGCGGGACGACGACACCAGCATCATCCAGTGGCTGGACACGCACCCGCCGCGCTCGGTGCTGTACATATCGTTCGGATCGCAGAACAGCATCAGCGCGGATCAGATGACGGAGCTCGCGCTGGGGCTGGAGGCGAGCGGCCGCCCCTTCCTGTGGGCGCTCCGCCCGCCGCTGGGGTTCGACGCGAAGGACGTGTTCAGGCCCGAGTGGCTCCCGGCCGGCTTCGAGGAGCGAACGGCGAGGGCGAAGGCGAACACGGGACTGCTGGTGCGCGGGTGGGCGCCGCAGGTGCGGATCCTGTCGCACCCGTCCACCGGCGCGTTCCTGAGCCACTGCGGGTGGAACTCCGTCCTCGAGAGCCTGTCCCGCGGCGTGCCGCTCATCGGGTGGCCGCTGGGCGCCGAGCAGTTCTTCAACGCAAAGCTCGCGGTCGAGTGGGGCGTCTGCGTGGAGGTGGCGCGCGGGAACCTGGAGAGCTCCGCGGTGGAGAGCGGGGCGGTGGCCGAGGCCGTGCGGGCGGTGATGGGGGAgacggcgaagggtggtgagatGAGGAGGAAGGCCGCGGCGATCGCGCGCACCATGGAGGCCGCGTGGGAAGCGCCGGGCGGGTCCGCGGCGCAGAGCCTGGAAGGGTTCCTGAGATGCGTTGAGACTTCTTGA